Proteins encoded together in one Astyanax mexicanus isolate ESR-SI-001 chromosome 10, AstMex3_surface, whole genome shotgun sequence window:
- the LOC103022560 gene encoding NADH-cytochrome b5 reductase 2, with translation MDQILTLPVVIGLFAVLATALFFFLNAGSSTGKKKQSRFPKTLQGPTVKYPLTLTEKEEISHDTKRFRFSLPSSVHVLGLPIGQHVYLSAKVGGSLVVRAYTPVSSDEDQGFVDLVVKVYFKNTHPSYPGGGKMSQYLNDLKIGDTIDFRGPNGLLVYNGNGQFAIRPDKKSDAKVRKFRHVGMIAGGTGITPMLQLIRSITADPTDNTKCSLIFANQTEKDILLRKELEEVLKNHPDKFNLWYTLDKPPQGWKYSTGFIDAAMIKEHLLPAANDVLVVMCGPPPMIQNACLPNLTKLGYKEENTFAY, from the exons ATGGACCAGATTCTG accCTACCTGTGGTAATTGGACTGTTTGCAGTGTTAGCCACTGCGCTCTTCTTCTTCCTGAATGCTGGGTCCTCCACTGGGAAGAAGAAACAGAGCAGATTCCCCAAAACACTGCAGGGCCCCACTGTGAAATACCCACTGACCCTCACAGAGAAGGAG GAAATTTCACACGATACTAAGAGATTCCGCTTCAGCCTCCCCTCCTCTGTTCATGTGCTCGGTCTTCCAATCG GTCAGCATGTGTACCTGTCTGCTAAGGTGGGGGGCAGTTTGGTGGTCCGGGCCTACACACCTGTCTCCAGTGATGAGGATCAGGGATTTGTGGATCTAGTAGTGAAG gtttattttaaaaatacccaCCCAAGCTACCCTGGTGGTGGCAAGATGTCTCAGTACCTTAATGACCTGAAGATTGGAGACACCATTGACTTCCGTGGACCAAACGGTCTCCTGGTGTATAATGGAAATG GTCAGTTTGCTATTCGGCCTGATAAAAAGTCAGACGCCAAAGTGAGGAAGTTCAGGCACGTGGGCATGATCGCAGGAGGAACAG GCATTACTCCAATGCTGCAGCTCATCCGCAGCATAACAGCAGACCCTACAGATAACACCAAGTGCTCCCTTATTTTTGCCAACCAA ACTGAGAAGGATATTTTGCTAAGGAAGGAGTTAGAAGAAGTTCTGAAGAATCACCCTGATAAATTCAACCTGTGGTACACACTGGACAAACCTCCACAAG GCTGGAAGTACAGCACAGGATTCATTGATGCAGCGATGATAAAAGAGCATCTTCTCCCAGCGGCCAATGACGTGCTGGTTGTGATGTGTGGCCCGCCCCCCATGATCCAGAACGCATGCCTGCCGAACCTCACTAAGCTGGGCTACAAAGAAGAAAACACTTTTGCGTACTAG
- the rep15 gene encoding rab15 effector protein — protein sequence MNQSENQPKTKPGIFKSLWSSSSNSSLTSCCSLFSDCIRAASTRTSEYLLFSDPKNKFQPSPAALCEIFLMTYIQRSNQLNLTETIHCTVMTREQRLVLGADWVWALLDSSSKKEPRVQIAVQVLHPPEKMKENVEERSSDAYKEILRTAGMEPMEKTGAERMVEFCSAIGKTCFALFLFFGVKKDPANIYGLLSNNLHVAVGKCVQIDQAFIENFFRGAKHYVSPAAMLQTVLNKQDNEPLTMLVKFNI from the coding sequence ATGAACCAGTCGGAGAACCAACCCAAGACTAAACCAGGGATATTTAAATCCCTGTGGTCAAGTTCCAGTAACTCATCCCTCACATCCTGCTGCTCTCTGTTCAGCGACTGCATCCGTGCAGCGTCGACCAGGACCAGTGAATATCTTCTTTTCTCCGACCCAAAAAACAAGTTCCAGCCCAGCCCTGCTGCCCTGTGTGAGATCTTCCTCATGACCTACATCCAGCGCAGCAACCAGCTAAACCTCACAGAGACCATCCACTGCACGGTGATGACCCGGGAACAGAGGCTCGTTCTGGGGGCCGACTGGGTCTGGGCTCTCCTGGACTCTTCCAGCAAGAAGGAGCCCAGAGTCCAAATTGCTGTGCAGGTCCTGCATCCTCCAGAGAAAATGAAGGAGAATGTTGAGGAACGTTCCTCAGACGCCTACAAGGAGATCTTACGTACGGCTGGAATGGAACCCATGGAGAAAACTGGAGCTGAGAGAATGGTGGAGTTCTGCTCTGCCATCGGGAAGACCTgctttgctctttttctctttttcggcGTCAAGAAAGACCCGGCGAACATCTACGGGCTCCTGAGCAACAACCTGCATGTGGCTGTTGGGAAGTGCGTTCAGATTGACCAGGCTTTTATAGAGAATTTCTTCAGAGGAGCCAAACACTATGTTTCTCCAGCTGCGATGTTGCAGACGGTGCTGAATAAGCAGGATAATGAGCCTCTCACCATGCTCGTCAAAtttaatatatag